The Pyramidobacter porci genome window below encodes:
- a CDS encoding ABC transporter permease → MKCRIFAKRCVLPALLLALWWWGSARQWWSSYVLPSPAQVWRAFWSMTRSGALIGDLWASVRRVAVGFSISFALAFTLGLASIWTRRAEYYGHIVEFLRHVPPLSLIPLLILWFGIGERSKTVLIVLATFFPIYMSVHKGFVTANAKLMEVGRTMGFSKWQLFSRIMFPCAVPDILVGMRIGIGYSWRAIISAEMIAAASGLGYMILDAQQMSRSDKVVAGVFVIGLVGYLTDAALAALIARAAPGAGGDDVG, encoded by the coding sequence ATGAAGTGCCGGATTTTCGCCAAGCGCTGCGTCCTGCCGGCGCTGCTGCTCGCGCTCTGGTGGTGGGGAAGCGCCCGTCAGTGGTGGAGTTCGTACGTGCTGCCGTCGCCCGCGCAGGTGTGGCGCGCTTTCTGGTCGATGACACGCAGCGGCGCATTGATCGGCGATCTGTGGGCCAGCGTGCGCCGCGTCGCCGTCGGATTTTCCATCTCCTTCGCTCTGGCTTTCACGTTGGGGTTGGCGTCGATCTGGACGCGTCGTGCCGAGTACTACGGGCACATCGTCGAGTTCTTGCGCCACGTGCCGCCGCTCAGCCTGATCCCGCTGCTGATCCTCTGGTTCGGCATCGGCGAGAGGTCCAAGACCGTGCTGATCGTGCTGGCGACGTTTTTTCCCATCTACATGAGCGTCCACAAGGGCTTCGTCACCGCCAACGCAAAGCTGATGGAGGTGGGGCGCACGATGGGATTTTCCAAATGGCAGCTGTTTTCGCGCATCATGTTCCCCTGCGCCGTGCCCGACATCCTTGTGGGGATGCGCATCGGCATCGGCTACAGTTGGCGCGCGATCATCAGCGCGGAGATGATCGCCGCCGCCAGCGGGCTCGGTTACATGATCCTCGACGCCCAGCAGATGTCGCGTTCCGACAAGGTCGTGGCCGGTGTCTTCGTGATCGGCCTCGTCGGCTATCTGACCGACGCGGCGCTGGCGGCGCTGATCGCCCGCGCCGCGCCCGGAGCGGGAGGCGACGACGTTGGCTAG